Proteins encoded by one window of Candidatus Paceibacterota bacterium:
- a CDS encoding radical SAM protein, whose translation MNKQRSILLIILPYLTWSKEAKNNNNTRSVLAFPYGILSIASYIKAKAAKNPSVGILDLNLYAAEEISGAISQALKKNKPDIVGMSMMFDSSYKSLNRISKQIKDYDDKITVVLGGSAATVSWDKILHEQEYVDAICYGEGEYPLRHLVEADNISETLDKNPVWVTRKSLAKNLKPQPRYVDNLNEVINVNYELIDVGSYSMKEAFSPFSSVKESRDVRQFFLVTSRGCPFRCVFCSGSSLHGKNIRCADVSVLIGHVRYLVEKYKMNVLTIYDDQILFYRDRAKEFFRKLAEFNLRVETPNGLSVAFIDEEMAMLMKRAGIDTVPLAIESGSKHMLNEVIHKPLRLEQVKPVVDILHRNNIFVQGYFVVGIPGEQEEDRIETARFIKEVGLDWAGFNLATPLRGSELYKICIENGYIDPNFGIGDLGMHDYVINAPGLNPVDIKRKRYLMNLDVNFVNNHRMKVGDYEIAILCFKDVIARYENHAFAYYYLARALSAVNKNNQQIEQVLDKMKEVMNIESVWKEYFEHFGIDYMEEVKN comes from the coding sequence ATGAATAAGCAACGCAGCATTCTTCTTATAATCTTGCCATATCTTACCTGGAGCAAGGAGGCGAAGAATAATAATAACACAAGAAGCGTTTTGGCTTTTCCTTATGGCATTTTATCAATTGCTTCGTACATAAAAGCGAAAGCGGCCAAAAATCCGAGTGTTGGCATTCTTGATTTGAATTTATATGCCGCGGAGGAGATATCTGGCGCGATTTCACAGGCTCTGAAAAAAAATAAACCGGATATTGTCGGCATGTCAATGATGTTTGATTCATCTTATAAAAGTCTGAATCGGATCTCAAAGCAAATCAAGGATTATGATGATAAAATAACCGTTGTTCTTGGGGGCAGCGCGGCGACGGTTTCGTGGGACAAGATTCTTCATGAACAGGAATATGTGGACGCGATTTGCTATGGTGAAGGCGAGTATCCATTGCGGCATCTGGTTGAAGCTGATAACATTTCAGAAACGCTGGACAAAAATCCTGTTTGGGTAACCAGAAAATCACTGGCTAAAAATCTAAAACCTCAACCGCGATACGTTGACAACCTCAATGAGGTGATAAATGTCAACTATGAATTAATCGATGTCGGCTCTTATAGTATGAAGGAGGCTTTTTCTCCATTTTCATCCGTTAAAGAATCTCGCGATGTGCGGCAATTCTTTTTAGTAACATCCAGAGGTTGTCCTTTTAGGTGCGTTTTTTGTTCAGGATCCTCGCTTCATGGAAAAAATATCCGCTGTGCGGATGTGAGCGTTTTAATAGGGCACGTAAGATATTTGGTTGAAAAATATAAAATGAACGTTCTTACTATCTATGATGATCAAATATTATTTTACCGAGATCGCGCCAAGGAGTTTTTTAGAAAGCTTGCTGAGTTTAATCTCAGAGTAGAAACTCCAAATGGTCTATCAGTCGCTTTTATTGATGAAGAGATGGCTATGCTGATGAAACGCGCTGGGATAGACACTGTTCCTCTGGCAATAGAGTCTGGTTCAAAACATATGTTAAACGAGGTTATACATAAACCGTTGCGTCTTGAACAAGTTAAGCCGGTAGTCGATATATTGCATCGTAACAATATTTTTGTTCAAGGATATTTTGTGGTAGGCATACCGGGCGAGCAGGAGGAGGACAGAATTGAAACAGCTCGATTTATTAAAGAAGTTGGACTTGATTGGGCCGGTTTTAATTTAGCAACTCCCTTGCGGGGAAGTGAACTTTATAAAATTTGCATCGAAAATGGGTATATTGACCCAAATTTTGGCATTGGTGATCTGGGAATGCATGACTATGTTATCAATGCCCCAGGCCTCAATCCCGTTGATATTAAGAGAAAAAGATATCTAATGAATCTGGATGTAAACTTTGTTAATAATCACAGAATGAAGGTGGGCGATTATGAGATAGCGATCTTATGCTTTAAGGATGTTATTGCGAGATATGAAAATCATGCTTTCGCGTATTATTATTTAGCAAGGGCATTAAGTGCTGTAAATAAAAATAATCAACAAATAGAGCAAGTACTGGATAAGATGAAAGAGGTAATGAATATTGAAAGTGTATGGAAAGAGTATTTTGAGCATTTTGGTATTGATTATATGGAGGAAGTTAAAAATTAA
- a CDS encoding SDR family NAD(P)-dependent oxidoreductase — protein sequence MNKFWKNKKVLVTGATGFIGSWLTESLVENGSDVTILVNKSDPFKEDAIKHLKKKIHIIYGDIRNKNLISKAVNKCEIICHLAATTQVLYSIKNPEETLSINLWGTFNLLEGMRKSANKPFLIFVSTDKVYGEPIHLPIKEDHSLSAKSPYDASKVAADRLVYAYYTTYGINATILRWSNAYGGRDANMLRVIPDFVNAVINDKPLVIRGSGKNIRDFLYVGDVVRAILSAGENRKITNGEVFNLGTNKPISIEELARLVIKITGHDKAKPIILGKATPGEIDRQYLSFEKANKMLGWEPQVDLQTGLKITLDWYKNNSWWKKVMGRVSKFHGI from the coding sequence ATGAATAAATTCTGGAAAAATAAAAAAGTTTTGGTTACGGGAGCAACCGGCTTCATCGGTTCATGGCTGACCGAATCGCTGGTCGAAAACGGTTCAGATGTTACGATATTGGTGAACAAGAGCGATCCTTTCAAAGAAGATGCAATAAAACATCTGAAGAAAAAGATACATATTATTTATGGAGATATTCGGAATAAAAACCTGATATCGAAAGCCGTGAACAAGTGTGAAATAATATGCCATCTGGCTGCCACAACGCAAGTTTTATATTCGATTAAAAATCCCGAAGAAACTTTGTCGATCAATCTCTGGGGAACGTTCAACCTGCTGGAGGGAATGAGAAAGTCAGCCAATAAGCCCTTTTTGATCTTTGTCAGTACTGACAAGGTTTATGGAGAGCCCATACATCTGCCAATAAAAGAAGATCACTCTCTATCGGCCAAATCACCCTATGATGCCTCCAAGGTCGCTGCAGACAGACTGGTTTATGCGTATTATACTACTTATGGTATAAATGCTACGATCTTGAGATGGTCGAATGCCTATGGAGGAAGGGATGCGAACATGCTGAGAGTAATCCCGGATTTCGTTAATGCCGTGATCAATGATAAGCCGCTGGTCATCAGGGGAAGCGGGAAGAATATAAGAGATTTCTTGTATGTGGGAGATGTGGTCAGGGCGATCTTATCAGCCGGAGAAAATCGGAAAATTACCAATGGAGAGGTTTTTAATTTGGGTACAAATAAGCCAATATCAATAGAGGAGCTGGCTCGACTCGTGATCAAAATTACCGGACACGATAAGGCAAAGCCGATAATTTTGGGAAAGGCCACTCCTGGGGAAATTGACCGCCAGTATCTTTCTTTTGAAAAAGCGAATAAAATGCTGGGATGGGAGCCGCAAGTGGATCTGCAAACAGGCCTGAAGATCACCCTGGATTGGTATAAAAATAATTCTTGGTGGAAGAAGGTCATGGGAAGAGTCAGTAAATTCCATGGAATTTAA
- the rfbD gene encoding dTDP-4-dehydrorhamnose reductase: MTKVLLIGKNGQLAGAIVKNAHAFDLDIFPFDKSELDVTEASQVEKKIEEIKPNVVINTSAFHVVPKCEELPFDAMAINFFAVGEIAKICKKYKIAFITYSTDYVFDGKKGVPYNETDSPHPLQTYGMSKLAGEYACLRSYPEGSFVIRTCGLYGGKTGSPEKGGNFVLNILKEAQGKDSIEVSSEQIVSPTYAGDLSKTTLELLSRKAEPGIYHLANEGSCSWHEFTKEIFRIAGIKTKVIPVDRGGASGAMMRPKVSALKNVKAKAIGIELPSWKEGLKSYFEELSKAE, from the coding sequence ATGACAAAAGTGTTATTAATCGGCAAGAACGGACAATTGGCAGGCGCAATCGTCAAAAACGCTCATGCTTTTGATTTGGATATATTTCCTTTTGATAAGAGTGAATTGGATGTGACCGAAGCGAGTCAGGTTGAAAAAAAAATAGAAGAGATCAAACCCAATGTGGTGATAAACACCTCAGCTTTTCATGTCGTGCCGAAATGCGAAGAACTACCATTTGATGCAATGGCCATTAATTTCTTTGCAGTGGGAGAAATTGCCAAAATTTGCAAGAAGTATAAAATTGCATTTATAACCTATAGTACGGATTATGTTTTTGACGGCAAAAAGGGAGTTCCCTATAATGAAACGGATAGCCCTCACCCGCTGCAGACATATGGCATGTCCAAGCTGGCGGGCGAATATGCTTGTCTGAGATCGTATCCCGAAGGAAGTTTTGTGATCAGAACGTGCGGTCTATATGGCGGAAAAACCGGAAGTCCGGAAAAGGGAGGTAATTTTGTTTTGAATATCTTGAAGGAGGCCCAGGGAAAGGATTCGATCGAAGTAAGCTCGGAACAGATAGTCAGTCCGACCTATGCCGGAGATCTGAGCAAAACAACATTAGAGCTATTGAGCAGAAAGGCTGAGCCGGGAATATATCACCTTGCGAATGAAGGGTCTTGCAGCTGGCATGAATTTACAAAGGAGATTTTCAGGATAGCAGGTATAAAGACAAAAGTCATTCCAGTGGATAGGGGAGGTGCGAGCGGTGCAATGATGAGGCCAAAAGTTTCCGCTTTGAAAAATGTGAAAGCCAAGGCGATAGGGATAGAATTGCCATCTTGGAAAGAAGGGCTAAAGTCTTATTTCGAAGAATTATCGAAAGCGGAATAA
- the rfbF gene encoding glucose-1-phosphate cytidylyltransferase, whose product MPVVILCGGQGTRLREETEFKPKPLVEIGGRPVLWHIMKIYSHYGFRKFILCLGYKGEMIKDYFLNYRTMHNDFSIELKNNKIEMYDQDEIEDWKITMVDTGKTAETGTRVKRIENYVDCDMFLLTYGDGVANVDMAKLLKFHRSHGKLGTVTGALAPSRYGELMTEDNLVVKFSEKPQLISSDGTGFISGGYFVLNKKFFDYLRDEDNCNLEGEALRHLASDRELAIYRHDGFWQCMDTYRENLLLNRLWENGRPWAVWENE is encoded by the coding sequence GCTCCGGGAGGAAACGGAATTCAAACCCAAGCCTCTCGTGGAGATCGGCGGACGTCCCGTTTTGTGGCATATTATGAAGATCTATTCTCATTATGGTTTCAGGAAATTCATCTTGTGCCTAGGCTACAAAGGAGAAATGATCAAGGATTATTTTTTGAACTACAGGACGATGCATAATGATTTTTCAATTGAATTGAAAAATAATAAAATTGAGATGTATGATCAAGATGAAATTGAAGATTGGAAAATTACTATGGTTGATACGGGGAAGACGGCCGAGACGGGAACCAGAGTCAAGCGGATAGAAAATTATGTCGATTGTGATATGTTTTTGCTGACCTATGGGGATGGCGTGGCTAATGTCGATATGGCAAAACTTCTGAAATTCCATAGATCGCACGGAAAATTGGGAACCGTGACCGGAGCGCTTGCTCCATCGCGATACGGTGAATTGATGACCGAAGATAATTTGGTCGTCAAGTTCAGTGAGAAGCCCCAGCTGATCTCAAGTGACGGGACGGGGTTTATTAGTGGGGGATATTTTGTGCTTAATAAGAAATTTTTCGATTATTTGAGGGATGAAGATAATTGTAATCTTGAGGGGGAAGCGCTTCGTCATTTGGCATCCGATCGTGAACTTGCGATATATCGCCACGATGGCTTTTGGCAGTGTATGGACACTTACAGGGAAAATCTTTTGCTCAATAGATTGTGGGAAAACGGCAGGCCCTGGGCGGTGTGGGAAAATGAATAA
- a CDS encoding glycosyltransferase family 4 protein, which yields MKKKSYKILHITPHLGGGVGKVLLNYLISVKNDLTFEHIIACLDYANDESVKKADNFGFRLLGDMARKKQKLLAMLTKADVVLIHWWNHPLLYDLLVRTQFPPCRLIIWSHISGFHPPYVFTEKILCYPDVFVFTTPVSMKAKEVVKLTKGQKKNLRVIWSTGGVEHVRSVEPEKHTGFNVGYIGTVDYAKIHPDFLDICSKIDIPDVKFIVCGGSKEEEFRRHVRKLGIEKKFNFTGLVPDIKKYLSIFDVFGYPLAPYHYGTCDQVLQESMAAGIVPVVLNNQMESLMVKNGVTGIVAKNEREYVRSIERLYKDKVLRDRLSKNARAYAIKNFSVNKMIEDWNVIFKEVLRVPKTDKIWHMSKSNSTIMAKDVFLESLGDYDKEFAACCNAKNDNQAKIAMQKIKTMSKSANWQAKTKGSVQQYNTFFPGDPYLSKWSKLMKKNEN from the coding sequence ATGAAAAAAAAATCCTATAAAATACTTCATATTACTCCGCATCTTGGCGGCGGTGTCGGAAAGGTGCTTCTTAATTATTTGATCTCAGTCAAAAATGATCTCACCTTTGAACATATAATAGCTTGCCTTGATTATGCAAATGATGAATCGGTAAAAAAGGCCGATAATTTTGGTTTCAGGTTATTAGGAGATATGGCAAGAAAGAAACAGAAATTACTTGCCATGCTGACAAAGGCTGACGTTGTGCTTATCCATTGGTGGAATCATCCGTTACTGTACGACTTATTGGTCCGTACCCAGTTTCCGCCGTGCCGTCTGATAATCTGGAGCCATATTTCCGGTTTTCATCCGCCGTATGTTTTTACTGAGAAAATACTGTGTTATCCGGATGTTTTTGTCTTCACGACGCCTGTGAGCATGAAGGCGAAGGAAGTAGTGAAATTAACAAAAGGGCAAAAGAAAAATTTACGTGTTATATGGTCAACTGGCGGCGTGGAGCATGTCAGGTCGGTAGAGCCGGAAAAACATACGGGGTTTAATGTGGGATATATAGGAACGGTAGATTATGCGAAAATTCATCCGGATTTTTTGGACATCTGCAGCAAGATCGATATTCCCGATGTAAAATTTATCGTTTGTGGCGGATCGAAAGAAGAAGAATTCAGGAGGCATGTACGAAAACTTGGTATCGAAAAAAAATTCAATTTTACCGGTCTTGTTCCCGATATTAAAAAATATTTATCAATATTCGACGTGTTTGGATATCCATTGGCGCCGTATCATTATGGCACCTGCGATCAGGTTCTTCAGGAATCCATGGCGGCGGGAATTGTTCCGGTGGTTCTCAACAATCAAATGGAAAGTCTTATGGTCAAGAATGGAGTGACGGGTATTGTTGCGAAAAATGAACGTGAATATGTCCGGTCCATAGAGAGATTGTATAAAGACAAGGTCCTAAGAGATAGACTGTCGAAAAATGCCCGTGCATATGCTATAAAGAACTTTTCTGTAAATAAAATGATTGAAGACTGGAATGTTATTTTCAAGGAAGTATTGAGGGTACCTAAAACGGATAAGATATGGCATATGTCCAAGAGTAATTCAACGATAATGGCTAAAGATGTATTTTTGGAATCATTAGGCGATTATGACAAGGAGTTTGCTGCGTGTTGCAACGCAAAAAACGATAATCAAGCGAAGATAGCAATGCAAAAAATAAAAACTATGTCCAAGTCGGCGAATTGGCAAGCAAAAACAAAAGGCAGTGTGCAGCAATATAACACTTTCTTTCCGGGCGATCCCTATCTTTCTAAATGGAGTAAGTTAATGAAAAAAAATGAAAACTGA
- a CDS encoding class I SAM-dependent methyltransferase — protein MKCRVCSSEISEFFSLGEMPLVNSFLKKEDIAGEKKYNLSVGFCPKCYLVQLMKNVPPEDLYVDYIYFSATSDLFLEHCRNVAGHLIEKLGLSSKSLVLEIASNDGSQLQCFKEKGVKVLGVDPAKNIAEVANKKGIETIPEFFSQEFAKKLKKDRKIQADLIFGANVLAHVPGIVDFVKGVKVALKPNGTAIFESPYLKGLMENKFDIIYHEHVFYYSIIALQNLFKAADLEVYDVEMTPMQGGSFMIYVSHPGVFQISENVKNFVKLEMHDGYDKLETYNKMSASTSKLKEDLIALLKKIKTEGKTIAAYSAPAKGNILLNYFGINNNYLEFIVDKAKSKQNLYTPGTHLLVYPPEKVFEKKPDYLLVLCWNIADEIQVQLKKYHDEGGKFIIPIPEIRVI, from the coding sequence ATGAAATGCAGAGTTTGCAGTTCTGAAATCAGCGAATTTTTTTCGCTTGGCGAAATGCCGCTCGTTAACTCTTTTTTAAAAAAAGAAGACATAGCCGGTGAAAAGAAATACAATCTGAGTGTCGGATTCTGTCCCAAGTGTTATCTGGTGCAACTTATGAAGAATGTACCACCGGAGGATCTTTATGTGGATTATATTTATTTTTCCGCAACGTCAGATTTATTTTTGGAGCATTGCAGAAATGTGGCAGGGCATCTGATCGAGAAACTTGGTTTGAGTTCCAAAAGTCTTGTTTTGGAAATTGCAAGCAACGACGGTTCACAGCTTCAGTGTTTCAAAGAAAAAGGAGTGAAAGTTTTGGGCGTTGATCCGGCAAAGAACATTGCTGAGGTGGCAAACAAAAAGGGAATTGAAACTATACCGGAATTCTTCAGTCAAGAATTTGCCAAAAAATTGAAAAAAGACAGAAAAATTCAGGCGGATTTGATCTTTGGAGCAAATGTTCTTGCGCATGTTCCGGGAATAGTAGATTTTGTAAAGGGTGTTAAGGTGGCATTAAAACCAAATGGCACTGCTATTTTTGAATCCCCATATCTGAAAGGGTTGATGGAAAACAAATTTGACATCATATATCATGAACACGTTTTCTATTATTCCATAATTGCGCTTCAGAATCTTTTTAAAGCGGCAGATCTCGAGGTGTATGATGTGGAAATGACACCCATGCAGGGAGGATCATTCATGATATATGTCTCTCATCCGGGTGTTTTTCAAATAAGCGAAAATGTCAAAAATTTCGTCAAGCTGGAAATGCACGACGGTTATGACAAGCTGGAAACATATAATAAAATGAGTGCTAGTACTTCAAAGCTGAAGGAGGATCTCATCGCATTGCTTAAAAAGATAAAGACAGAAGGAAAAACAATTGCCGCATACAGCGCTCCGGCAAAGGGGAATATTCTTTTGAATTATTTCGGAATAAATAATAATTATCTCGAATTCATTGTTGACAAGGCAAAATCAAAGCAGAATCTATATACTCCGGGAACGCATCTGTTGGTTTATCCTCCGGAGAAAGTATTTGAAAAAAAACCCGACTATCTATTGGTTTTATGCTGGAACATAGCGGATGAAATTCAGGTGCAATTAAAAAAATATCACGATGAAGGTGGAAAATTTATTATCCCGATCCCTGAGATTAGAGTTATATGA
- the rfbC gene encoding dTDP-4-dehydrorhamnose 3,5-epimerase: MIFQKTKISGLYVIDLELKCDERGYFSRIFCEEEFVKIGVDFKVVQASQSFTRKRGTIRGMHFQKYPKAEDKIVRCIKGSVYDIAVDLRSDSLTFGQWFAQELNETNNKMIFIPKGLAHGFQALQDDSIIEYFMSEFYAPDHADGVRWDDPLFKIAWPIADSTLSDRDKNWPLMKK; the protein is encoded by the coding sequence ATGATATTTCAAAAAACAAAAATTAGCGGATTATATGTTATTGATCTGGAGCTTAAGTGTGACGAGAGAGGGTATTTTTCCAGAATATTTTGTGAAGAAGAGTTCGTGAAAATCGGAGTTGATTTCAAAGTTGTTCAGGCTAGCCAGTCGTTTACTAGAAAGCGTGGCACTATCAGGGGGATGCATTTCCAAAAGTATCCAAAAGCTGAGGATAAGATCGTTCGATGCATTAAAGGATCAGTTTATGATATTGCCGTGGACCTGAGATCGGACTCGCTGACATTCGGGCAATGGTTTGCCCAAGAGCTTAATGAGACAAATAATAAAATGATTTTCATCCCGAAGGGATTGGCCCACGGTTTTCAAGCACTGCAGGACGATTCGATCATCGAATATTTCATGTCGGAATTTTATGCACCCGATCATGCCGATGGCGTGCGATGGGATGATCCATTATTTAAAATAGCTTGGCCTATAGCAGATTCAACTCTTTCGGACAGGGACAAAAATTGGCCATTAATGAAGAAATAA
- a CDS encoding radical SAM/SPASM domain-containing protein codes for MKAKIRPRIELENRTRLETVIPIETPFTIFVDPSDLCNFQCRFCPNSDRDLVKKTNRKLKIMDFELYKKIVDDICEFEKPIKVLRLYKDGEPLLNPRFVDMMKYAKEKKCAERVDTTTNASLLNPKLNLEIINAGIDRINISIEGVNADQYLSFSKYKIDFDKLVENIRHLYENRKKCEIIIKISGDSMSEEDKKKFYDIFGEIADGVFIEHVMSCWPEFELKGIKANQEVGIYGQKIKEVQVCPYVFYSFSVNSDGLASACFLDWSEKLIIGDVKTESLKDIWNGEKMFEYRKMFLQKKRKDHPFCGKCGQMTHGLPDDIDAYADELLNKLSEHEQNNSKR; via the coding sequence ATGAAAGCAAAAATCAGACCGCGAATTGAATTAGAAAATAGAACGAGGCTCGAGACTGTTATACCGATTGAAACGCCATTCACTATTTTTGTAGACCCCAGTGATCTATGTAATTTCCAGTGCAGGTTCTGTCCTAATAGCGACAGGGATCTTGTGAAAAAAACCAACAGGAAGCTCAAGATAATGGATTTTGAGCTTTATAAAAAGATTGTTGATGATATCTGCGAATTTGAAAAACCCATAAAAGTTCTGAGGTTATATAAAGACGGCGAGCCCTTGTTGAATCCGCGGTTTGTCGATATGATGAAATATGCAAAAGAGAAAAAATGCGCCGAGAGGGTCGACACGACGACCAATGCCTCGCTTCTCAATCCGAAACTGAATCTCGAAATAATCAATGCGGGAATCGATCGGATAAATATTTCGATAGAAGGCGTTAATGCGGACCAGTATCTGAGCTTTTCAAAATATAAAATTGATTTTGACAAGCTCGTTGAAAATATCCGCCATCTGTATGAGAACAGGAAAAAATGTGAAATAATAATAAAGATCAGCGGTGATTCGATGTCAGAAGAGGATAAGAAGAAATTTTATGATATATTCGGAGAGATCGCGGATGGCGTGTTTATAGAACATGTCATGTCATGCTGGCCCGAATTCGAATTAAAGGGGATCAAGGCTAATCAGGAAGTAGGTATTTATGGTCAAAAAATAAAAGAGGTCCAGGTTTGTCCGTATGTGTTCTATTCTTTCTCGGTCAATTCTGACGGTTTGGCGAGCGCGTGTTTTCTTGATTGGTCGGAAAAACTTATCATCGGTGATGTGAAAACCGAAAGCTTAAAGGATATTTGGAACGGGGAAAAAATGTTTGAATACCGGAAAATGTTCTTGCAGAAAAAGAGGAAAGATCATCCCTTCTGCGGAAAATGCGGGCAGATGACACACGGTTTGCCGGATGATATTGATGCATATGCCGATGAGTTATTAAATAAATTATCAGAGCATGAACAAAATAATTCAAAGCGCTGA
- a CDS encoding FkbM family methyltransferase, producing the protein MNKIIQSAEPYTSIKVSSLRSGDELLEGILSSDRELFPRKIDRPVVLYGAGSLGKMAKNFFDYLHMPYLYVVDKNAAQYKKDKYWQGVNIIHPSEVKETDKTNCLLVICIVTIPLIALRDQLRDDGWGDVAFFYDVSEFYSNRYPINNGWFLNKINENEKKAIGKVYSSFADDTSRLYYLQFLAWRKLRIELLFESLEVNNDNRFFIPEVVSVLHGDEVFVDCGAHWGFVMEKFVKVVEHRYKALYAIEPDSNNVKMLEERLKNISSIKILKCALGDVNGEGKFYQGFDYASKLSENGGDLVKITTLDRMNIPATFIKLHLEGGDLKALKGAVNTIREYRPIIAVTIYHNADGVWETPYFLMSNTRNYKYYLRLHSWGGTGAVLYAIPKERKNAYE; encoded by the coding sequence ATGAACAAAATAATTCAAAGCGCTGAGCCCTACACCTCCATTAAAGTATCTTCTTTACGGAGTGGTGATGAGCTTCTGGAAGGCATTCTTTCGTCTGACAGAGAACTGTTTCCTCGAAAGATCGACAGGCCAGTCGTACTTTATGGTGCCGGAAGTCTCGGGAAAATGGCAAAAAACTTTTTTGACTATCTGCACATGCCATATTTATATGTCGTCGATAAAAATGCTGCACAATATAAAAAAGACAAATATTGGCAAGGCGTAAACATTATACATCCAAGCGAAGTTAAGGAAACAGATAAGACAAATTGCTTACTCGTGATCTGTATTGTTACTATTCCGCTCATTGCGCTGAGAGATCAATTAAGAGATGACGGTTGGGGGGATGTCGCCTTCTTTTATGATGTCAGTGAATTTTACAGTAATCGATATCCCATCAATAACGGATGGTTTCTGAACAAAATTAATGAGAATGAAAAGAAGGCTATAGGGAAAGTTTATTCTTCATTTGCAGATGACACGTCCCGTTTGTATTATCTTCAGTTTCTTGCATGGAGAAAGTTGAGAATAGAATTGTTGTTTGAGAGCCTTGAGGTAAATAATGATAACCGTTTTTTCATTCCTGAGGTTGTCAGCGTATTGCATGGAGACGAAGTTTTTGTTGATTGCGGAGCCCACTGGGGGTTTGTCATGGAAAAATTTGTGAAGGTAGTCGAACATAGATATAAGGCATTATATGCTATTGAACCAGATAGCAATAACGTGAAGATGCTTGAAGAAAGGTTGAAGAATATTTCTAGTATTAAAATTTTGAAATGTGCCTTAGGCGACGTAAATGGTGAGGGTAAATTTTATCAAGGATTTGATTATGCATCAAAATTGAGCGAAAATGGCGGTGATTTGGTAAAAATAACCACTCTGGACCGTATGAATATTCCCGCGACTTTTATCAAGCTGCATCTAGAGGGCGGAGACTTGAAAGCATTGAAGGGAGCGGTGAACACTATACGCGAATACCGGCCGATAATAGCGGTTACTATCTATCACAATGCCGATGGAGTTTGGGAGACACCGTATTTTTTAATGAGCAATACGAGAAATTATAAATATTATTTAAGACTACATTCCTGGGGTGGCACGGGAGCTGTGCTTTATGCTATTCCGAAAGAAAGGAAAAACGCATATGAATAA